The Kocuria flava nucleotide sequence AGGTGCCGACGAGCACGACCGTCTCGACGACGAGGCTGAGCACGAGCGCGCCGATCGCCACGGTCCGCTGCAGCCGGTTGCGCCGCAGCAGCAGCAGGTTCAGGGCGGCGCCGAGGAACGGGATGATCACGGCCAGCGGGGCCAGCTGCGCGGGGTTGAGGGTCATCGGGTCCCCTCCCGCCCGGCCGTCGGCGCGCCCGGGGCCTCGACGTCCTCGTCGGGGTCGCGCCCGGCCGCCTCGTCGCCGGGCGAGGTGTCGAACTCCGTGGTGTCGGCGGGGATCTCGGCGTCGTCCTCCACGTCGTAGGAGGACTGGCGCGCGACGCGGCGGTCCTCGACGTCGTCCTGGATCTCGTCGCGGCGCCCGAGCACCCACGAGCGGTAGATCATGCCGAGCAGGAACGCGGTCACGGCCAGGGAGA carries:
- a CDS encoding Na(+)/H(+) antiporter subunit C gives rise to the protein MSVNLTLLLVMGVLYTVGVYLLLERSLTRVLLGIVLLTNGTNLLILHTGGRPGAAPLYDSALAGEDYSDPLPQALILTSIVISLAVTAFLLGMIYRSWVLGRRDEIQDDVEDRRVARQSSYDVEDDAEIPADTTEFDTSPGDEAAGRDPDEDVEAPGAPTAGREGTR